A single region of the Microlunatus panaciterrae genome encodes:
- a CDS encoding glycosyltransferase produces MSVIVPVYNTMPYLTACLDSLVAQSIGRDRLQIVAVDDGSTDGSGDELDRFARAYPDVFTVIHQPNSGGPAQPCNRGLDVASGRFLFFIGADDYLGPEALERLVARADEWDSDVVIGRMEGVGGRVVDQKLFTANAPDINFLDHPLANSLSNTKLFRSSLIRQHRIRYALDLKVGSDQPFVVEAMTRARRVSVLADYTCYYAVRRGDSTNITYSSSWQSRLHDLGAVVNHIASVVEPGPVRDAILKRHFLLDLGKLIRVDLPTLPPEDQRALAAGFAKLADSYLTDGISRALWASARLRLRLAQAGELESLHRVLRFQAEAARPPMVLDGDRVYSWFPGFRDPRTSYPDEWYEMTAEGTWDRLVRGVVISDVRLGRAHLEVSGQVGVSPDSAKNVRLALLRLGPEEVPPPNRRLISTDVPAATESAVELIPLDYGGPSGLIAAVPFRQLLPRDTDGKGAHPTDPARWSLRLRVDVGRWTYDLPLQLSRVMQTVTWRQGLQRHRITLWSSDRDGVVTAVERLHARSSARAR; encoded by the coding sequence GTGAGTGTCATCGTGCCGGTCTACAACACGATGCCCTATCTGACCGCCTGCCTGGATTCGCTGGTCGCCCAGTCGATCGGACGCGACCGGCTGCAGATCGTGGCGGTCGACGACGGGTCGACCGACGGCAGCGGCGACGAGCTCGACCGGTTCGCCCGGGCATACCCCGACGTCTTCACGGTCATCCACCAGCCCAACTCCGGTGGCCCGGCTCAACCGTGCAACCGCGGCTTGGACGTGGCGTCCGGCCGGTTCCTCTTCTTCATCGGCGCAGACGACTATCTGGGACCCGAGGCGCTGGAGCGGCTCGTGGCCAGGGCCGACGAGTGGGACTCCGACGTCGTGATCGGCCGAATGGAGGGCGTCGGCGGCCGGGTGGTCGACCAGAAGCTCTTCACCGCCAATGCCCCCGACATCAACTTTCTCGACCATCCCCTGGCCAACTCCCTGTCCAACACGAAACTCTTCCGGAGCTCCCTCATCCGTCAGCACCGGATCCGCTACGCCCTGGACCTCAAGGTGGGGAGTGACCAGCCCTTTGTCGTCGAAGCCATGACCCGGGCGCGACGCGTCTCCGTCCTTGCGGACTACACCTGCTACTACGCGGTTCGACGAGGCGACTCCACGAACATCACCTATTCATCCTCGTGGCAGTCCCGGCTTCACGACCTCGGTGCGGTGGTGAACCACATCGCCTCGGTGGTGGAGCCCGGACCGGTTCGAGATGCCATCCTGAAGCGGCACTTCCTGCTCGATCTGGGCAAGCTGATCAGGGTCGACCTCCCTACCCTGCCGCCCGAGGACCAGCGGGCACTGGCGGCCGGCTTCGCCAAGCTGGCCGACAGCTACCTGACCGACGGCATCAGCCGAGCCCTGTGGGCCTCGGCGCGGCTCCGACTCCGGCTGGCCCAGGCGGGCGAGCTCGAGTCGCTGCATCGCGTCCTCCGCTTCCAGGCCGAGGCGGCGCGCCCTCCGATGGTCCTCGACGGGGATCGGGTGTACTCCTGGTTCCCGGGGTTTCGGGACCCCCGCACCTCCTACCCGGACGAATGGTACGAAATGACAGCAGAGGGCACCTGGGACAGGTTGGTGCGCGGCGTGGTGATCAGTGATGTGCGGCTGGGCCGCGCGCACCTCGAAGTGAGCGGACAGGTCGGCGTCAGCCCGGACAGTGCGAAGAATGTCCGGCTCGCGCTGCTGCGACTGGGCCCCGAGGAGGTGCCGCCTCCGAACCGGCGGTTGATCTCCACCGACGTGCCGGCGGCGACGGAGTCTGCCGTCGAGCTGATCCCGCTCGACTACGGTGGCCCGTCAGGCTTGATCGCCGCAGTGCCGTTCCGGCAGCTGTTGCCGAGAGACACCGACGGGAAGGGGGCCCATCCGACCGACCCAGCCAGATGGTCGCTCCGTCTACGCGTCGATGTCGGTCGCTGGACCTACGATCTCCCCCTGCAGCTCAGCCGGGTAATGCAAACCGTCACCTGGCGTCAAGGTCTGCAGCGTCACCGGATCACCCTCTGGTCCAGCGACAGGGACGGCGTCGTCACAGCCGTCGAGCGTCTCCATGCCAGATCGAGCGCACGGGCCCGGTGA
- a CDS encoding CDP-glycerol glycerophosphotransferase family protein — translation MTTEEPARIAVLGSCITRDSFNSRFNPRYKDFYVCPLIQNQTSIISLMSEPMTLGDDQYGGMTAYDQWNVRTDLNKEFLAKVVDLAPDYLILDFFADIHFGCLQLPDGRYITNNRWKLWQTGFHRELKATDQLAELKLQSDPEAYLELWKASFDRLVGYLRENLPQTAVIVHRGRNTGSLQLPGQSETVDLQQHRKISKLNVPLANALWATLDDYAVNSTGFDVIDLTRREYPTFDGHPWGPFYVHYTLDYYSDFLTALHKIHLTRACGLRAGDLPMRVLADVEKLAAVGPNLAIARLSEQLSGQARPPQAAGKKAPGKKAPAKKTAARNGSDRKAPVSVRTRLKRRVRRGIRRVALLEAGWQRFAPDRRNVAAPASAEPSAMPPVQATLATCRWLGPSTLQLTGWVWAKGVEATETSRPELTIWMEQRAGGRRIGASTRAHVDPEVNVVAKDAKTDHSGAGFTAVLDLASLASPSTGGPWRLRCSLTSEGRASTVAFNGRVMTGSAGRLLPSAEISGNRLLPTWTEEDGLHVEAVAADEVDSTGRLDEATRLLITDVAMMGEPEPDVEITGSFTARGTDRVVDPADLRLELHGTQGVFASRLQMDGDVFETSVPLVVSQWGGRPAPLMQGTYQLRAWLGDEEVPVVLSEPVIERLPVKLTTDRVVATLIRSDQDAPMIVVSPPLRPDELGEHAQAVLQREYARTSVVPDGSVYFESFYGRSATDSPRAIHDELRRRGSDRALYWAVSDYSVQLPESAIPVLLRSREWWELLARASYFVHNCGTPGPLRRRDDQVVVQTWHGTPLKLLGYDRPLHQAKVGAVKSISTMSARWSYMIAQNTYSAETFRRAYLYAGTMLEVGYPRNDSLVGASADQVAAIRQRLQIAPDQKAVLYAPTWRDGDASVVGYLDLEALRERLGPDYVFLLRGHTNTLRNAPRRTGSGLIDVTSYPLINDLFLAADVTITDYSSIMFDYSVTGKPLLFYVPDLDDYRDRRRGMYFDLAASAPGPLLTSPELVAESLQSLDRVAEDYADRYAAWRTRFNPRDDGHAAARVVDAVFGDS, via the coding sequence GTGACGACGGAGGAACCTGCCAGGATCGCGGTGCTGGGCAGCTGCATTACGCGAGACAGTTTCAACAGCCGGTTCAACCCACGGTACAAGGATTTCTACGTCTGCCCGCTGATTCAGAACCAGACCTCAATCATCAGCCTGATGTCGGAGCCGATGACCCTCGGCGACGACCAGTACGGAGGGATGACGGCCTACGACCAGTGGAATGTCCGGACCGACCTGAACAAGGAGTTCCTGGCCAAGGTCGTCGACCTGGCCCCGGACTATCTGATCCTGGATTTCTTCGCCGACATCCACTTCGGCTGCCTGCAGCTTCCGGACGGCCGCTACATCACCAACAACCGGTGGAAGCTTTGGCAGACAGGGTTCCACCGCGAGCTCAAGGCCACCGACCAGCTGGCCGAGCTCAAGCTGCAGAGCGACCCAGAGGCCTACCTGGAGCTGTGGAAGGCCTCGTTCGACCGGTTGGTCGGCTATCTGAGGGAGAATCTGCCCCAGACGGCCGTCATCGTGCACCGGGGCCGTAACACCGGCAGTCTCCAGCTCCCCGGTCAGTCAGAGACGGTGGACCTGCAGCAGCACCGGAAGATCTCCAAGCTGAACGTCCCGTTGGCGAACGCGCTGTGGGCCACCTTGGACGACTACGCGGTCAACTCGACCGGCTTCGACGTCATCGACCTCACCCGACGGGAGTACCCCACCTTCGACGGCCATCCGTGGGGACCGTTCTACGTCCACTACACGCTCGACTACTACAGCGACTTTCTGACGGCCCTGCACAAGATCCACCTGACCCGGGCGTGCGGTCTCCGAGCCGGGGACCTGCCGATGCGGGTGCTGGCCGATGTGGAGAAGCTTGCCGCGGTGGGTCCGAACCTGGCCATCGCACGGCTGTCCGAGCAGCTCTCCGGCCAGGCTCGCCCTCCGCAGGCAGCCGGCAAGAAGGCGCCAGGCAAGAAGGCGCCAGCCAAGAAGACGGCAGCCAGGAACGGGTCCGACCGGAAGGCGCCGGTGTCGGTCCGGACCCGGCTGAAGCGCAGGGTGAGACGCGGGATCCGGCGGGTAGCGCTGCTCGAGGCCGGGTGGCAGCGCTTCGCGCCCGACCGGCGCAACGTCGCTGCCCCGGCGTCCGCCGAACCCTCGGCCATGCCGCCGGTGCAGGCCACTCTCGCCACCTGCCGTTGGCTGGGTCCGAGCACGCTGCAGCTGACCGGGTGGGTCTGGGCGAAGGGTGTCGAGGCGACCGAGACGTCCCGGCCCGAGCTGACGATCTGGATGGAGCAGCGGGCCGGGGGTCGGAGAATCGGGGCCAGTACCCGTGCCCACGTCGACCCGGAGGTCAACGTCGTGGCCAAAGACGCGAAGACCGACCACAGTGGCGCTGGATTCACCGCAGTGCTGGACCTGGCATCGCTGGCGAGCCCGTCGACCGGGGGGCCGTGGCGGCTGCGCTGCAGCCTCACCTCGGAGGGCCGGGCATCGACCGTGGCCTTCAACGGCCGGGTCATGACCGGCTCGGCCGGCCGGCTGCTGCCGTCGGCCGAGATCTCCGGAAACCGGCTGCTGCCGACCTGGACCGAGGAGGATGGCCTCCACGTAGAGGCTGTGGCGGCGGACGAGGTTGACTCGACGGGCCGCCTTGACGAGGCCACCCGGCTGCTGATCACCGACGTCGCCATGATGGGCGAGCCGGAGCCCGACGTCGAGATCACTGGCTCATTCACCGCTCGCGGCACTGACCGAGTGGTGGATCCGGCCGATCTTCGGCTCGAGCTCCACGGCACCCAGGGCGTTTTCGCCAGCCGCCTGCAGATGGACGGGGACGTCTTCGAGACCAGCGTCCCGCTGGTCGTCAGCCAGTGGGGCGGCCGGCCAGCACCACTGATGCAGGGGACCTACCAGCTTCGAGCCTGGCTTGGCGACGAGGAGGTGCCGGTCGTCCTGTCCGAGCCGGTCATCGAGCGTCTGCCCGTGAAGCTCACGACGGATCGGGTGGTGGCCACGCTGATCCGCAGCGACCAGGATGCTCCGATGATCGTGGTCAGCCCGCCACTGCGGCCGGACGAGCTCGGCGAGCATGCCCAGGCGGTCCTGCAGCGCGAGTATGCCCGCACCTCGGTGGTGCCGGACGGCTCGGTCTACTTCGAGAGCTTCTACGGCCGGAGCGCGACCGACAGCCCCCGGGCGATTCACGACGAGCTGCGTCGGCGGGGGTCGGACCGGGCCCTGTACTGGGCCGTGAGCGACTACTCGGTGCAGCTGCCCGAAAGCGCCATACCGGTGCTGCTCCGTAGCCGGGAGTGGTGGGAGCTGCTCGCTCGGGCGTCGTACTTCGTGCACAACTGTGGCACGCCGGGGCCGCTCCGCCGGCGCGACGACCAGGTCGTGGTGCAGACCTGGCACGGCACGCCGCTGAAGCTGCTCGGTTATGACCGTCCGCTCCATCAGGCCAAGGTCGGTGCGGTGAAGTCGATCAGCACGATGTCGGCTCGATGGAGCTACATGATCGCCCAGAACACCTACAGTGCCGAGACGTTCAGGCGTGCGTATCTGTACGCCGGCACCATGCTGGAGGTCGGCTACCCACGCAACGACTCCCTGGTCGGGGCGAGCGCCGACCAGGTGGCCGCCATTCGGCAGAGGTTGCAGATCGCACCCGACCAGAAGGCCGTCCTGTACGCGCCCACCTGGCGCGACGGAGACGCGAGCGTGGTCGGCTATCTCGATCTGGAGGCTCTGCGCGAGAGGCTCGGCCCGGACTACGTGTTCCTGCTGCGAGGGCACACCAACACCCTGCGCAACGCGCCGCGCAGGACCGGTTCCGGCCTGATCGACGTCACCAGCTATCCCCTGATCAACGACCTCTTCCTGGCCGCCGACGTGACCATCACCGACTATTCCTCGATCATGTTCGACTATTCGGTCACCGGAAAGCCGCTGCTCTTCTACGTGCCCGACCTCGACGACTACCGGGACCGGCGGCGCGGGATGTACTTCGACCTGGCTGCCTCGGCACCCGGCCCGCTGCTCACCTCGCCCGAGCTGGTCGCTGAGTCGCTGCAGAGCCTCGACCGGGTGGCGGAGGACTACGCCGACAGGTACGCGGCGTGGCGCACCCGGTTCAACCCGCGCGACGACGGCCATGCCGCGGCCCGCGTGGTGGACGCGGTCTTTGGTGACAGCTGA
- a CDS encoding glycosyltransferase, giving the protein MKEVLLIAAYTPGRIAVAEAVRRLHEAGATVYLAGMTDVESTHADLGLDGLRSLRLPAEGYGAAFFRTARRGIFAEEIWAHVQRDPWVRKHARRAQVLVALHNPAVYSVWRLAQQYPRAEARFGLTPAVEAVLERNARSTAAAATEWVRRSPRPAQVTSGARAGARRSARTVVRRAATVSRAVAGARLPMWRRLLLSPRLSERARAELAVEVISGLQQTTEGRDLDILTAAVVDSLRTPRARADLLGGLVMAAIAAGAQPRDVVAGYAAELRYADSLLAKKDTVGATDSLLLALRMAFHRAVHLDSTLSPLAADPAGFTAPLRESTTFRAVTAQSGREQQAAGPPTDRPLRLLIATNGNTNFIGELQALLAAHPNAELRIIDPTDVGRAKTLSSDPRRMVEPILSGSRRAVNIAEREIRPHLDWADVLFVDWCTSFARLLTLVDPGTTRVMVRLHSYEAFTMWPVLLDLSRIDDLIFVSEHVRDLTVAQLPALTSAQRPAIHVIPNAMDLKRVIRPKTADARFTIAMIGFQVVAKDVRWAVQVLRLVRAQDARYRLLLIGSDFQTTHSPAAAAYGAAFQQDLDELEPIGAITRFGHADDVGEPLAEAGTILCSSVREGSPVGLLEAAASGAVPVVRDWPFFAAMPHGPRTLYPPDWVVDTPEQAADRILSVTADEDRWQQESGRSSAEVLRRWDLSVVDDDYERLIFG; this is encoded by the coding sequence ATGAAGGAGGTGCTGCTGATCGCCGCCTACACACCGGGTCGGATCGCCGTGGCGGAGGCCGTACGGCGTCTGCACGAGGCCGGAGCGACGGTTTACCTCGCCGGTATGACCGATGTCGAGTCAACGCATGCCGACCTGGGGCTGGACGGGCTGCGCTCCCTTCGCCTGCCGGCCGAGGGCTACGGCGCCGCTTTCTTCCGGACGGCGCGACGCGGCATCTTCGCCGAGGAGATCTGGGCCCACGTGCAGCGTGATCCCTGGGTCAGGAAGCACGCCAGGCGCGCCCAGGTGCTGGTGGCCCTGCACAACCCAGCGGTCTACTCGGTCTGGCGGTTGGCCCAGCAGTATCCCCGAGCCGAGGCGAGGTTCGGGTTGACGCCGGCAGTCGAGGCGGTGCTGGAGCGGAACGCCCGCAGCACCGCTGCGGCGGCCACCGAGTGGGTCCGGCGCAGCCCAAGGCCGGCCCAGGTCACGTCCGGTGCCCGCGCCGGTGCGAGACGAAGCGCCAGGACAGTCGTCCGCCGGGCCGCCACCGTCAGTCGGGCGGTGGCCGGAGCTCGACTGCCGATGTGGCGCCGGCTGCTGCTGTCGCCGCGACTCTCCGAGCGGGCCCGGGCCGAACTCGCCGTCGAGGTCATCTCCGGCCTGCAGCAGACCACTGAAGGCAGGGACCTCGACATCCTGACGGCAGCCGTCGTGGACAGCCTGCGTACGCCGCGGGCTCGGGCGGATCTGCTGGGTGGCCTGGTGATGGCCGCCATTGCTGCCGGGGCCCAGCCGCGCGACGTCGTCGCCGGTTACGCGGCCGAGCTGCGCTATGCCGACAGCCTGTTGGCGAAGAAGGACACGGTGGGAGCGACCGACTCGCTGCTGTTGGCGCTGCGCATGGCGTTCCACCGCGCCGTCCACCTCGACTCGACGTTGTCCCCACTGGCGGCCGATCCGGCAGGTTTCACCGCACCACTGCGGGAGAGCACGACCTTTCGCGCCGTCACTGCCCAGTCCGGACGCGAGCAGCAGGCGGCCGGGCCGCCGACCGACCGGCCGTTGCGGTTGCTGATCGCCACCAATGGCAACACCAACTTCATCGGCGAGCTGCAGGCGCTGCTGGCGGCTCATCCCAACGCCGAGCTGCGGATCATCGACCCGACCGACGTCGGCCGGGCGAAGACCCTCTCCTCCGACCCGCGCCGGATGGTCGAGCCGATCCTCTCCGGTAGTCGCCGCGCGGTCAACATCGCCGAACGCGAGATCCGGCCGCATCTCGACTGGGCCGACGTGCTCTTCGTCGACTGGTGCACCTCATTCGCACGGCTGCTGACTTTGGTCGACCCGGGAACCACCCGCGTGATGGTCCGCCTGCACAGCTACGAGGCGTTCACCATGTGGCCGGTCCTGCTGGACCTGTCCAGGATCGACGACCTGATCTTCGTCAGCGAGCACGTCAGGGATCTGACGGTGGCTCAACTGCCGGCGCTGACGTCGGCCCAGCGACCTGCCATCCATGTCATTCCGAACGCGATGGACCTCAAACGGGTCATCCGCCCCAAGACCGCCGACGCCCGTTTCACGATCGCGATGATCGGCTTCCAGGTCGTGGCGAAGGATGTTCGCTGGGCTGTGCAGGTGCTCCGGTTGGTGCGGGCCCAGGACGCGCGCTACCGGTTGCTCCTGATCGGAAGCGACTTCCAGACGACCCACTCGCCCGCGGCGGCGGCGTACGGTGCCGCCTTCCAGCAGGATCTGGACGAGTTGGAGCCGATCGGGGCTATCACCCGCTTCGGGCACGCCGATGACGTCGGCGAGCCGCTTGCCGAGGCTGGCACGATCCTCTGCTCGTCGGTGCGTGAGGGGTCACCGGTCGGACTGCTGGAGGCGGCCGCCAGCGGGGCCGTCCCGGTCGTCCGAGACTGGCCGTTCTTCGCCGCAATGCCGCATGGGCCGCGAACGCTCTATCCTCCCGACTGGGTGGTCGACACGCCTGAGCAGGCTGCCGATCGGATCCTGTCCGTGACTGCGGACGAAGATCGTTGGCAGCAGGAGTCCGGCCGCAGCTCCGCGGAGGTCCTCAGGCGTTGGGACCTGAGCGTCGTCGACGACGACTACGAGAGGCTGATCTTTGGCTGA
- a CDS encoding bifunctional glycosyltransferase/CDP-glycerol:glycerophosphate glycerophosphotransferase: protein MWSTRVRRALRHRLAAIRRRVASTATTKPRKVASRKPKLSVVVDAYDGFGPFFSDCLSQLLGHEPADREILVVLHGASSSVRSLALAQAQLDNRIVVLDDTFEDAATARNAGAARAQGTFIAFVRGCDVIPARGHLQLVRSLIRSGSDLAVGRLVVRRGPVSPSSIDFESEAGTGFRLADRPSVVSDTFVGNRVFRRKFWSSQRLSFEPKAEPDAMTPMIKAYLNGSFDLVADPVYTQQERAEGKPFGWIRPQFARLDDWLRDYHAAQQLLTGPNGTAAARAWRLALLDGGLLPFIDDAEVATAGQWSSLRTVVGELSGQVDASDWSRIRAESKIKLWLVRQDRRADLVEFLVSRWYVKPQVETTVSDGSVLARLPFFEQGRDDLPWQVGTEASDSQSLPMGCFEMAPSETPLVVSLRRASWRGPVLECEVWAFIRRVEAADLPTTLRVRLRSPAPHSPAAQSPGADDLVEVVAEPRCDPAINLWAADRFQDHRRHVFSFEIEADRLTARAGTWVVDFELTVAGLVRTGGLTRVDPQGSAAQLSACVHRGTRLWPKAERRSGFRIEVGSTPAQLVQVRVDGRTVVGAVTAGPATRLRRLVARNKPLEVDVLLSSTGTDRGFSLTLPEPPADSGGSWTVRAVTDEGAEVPVGWPEEVVTGQRKSGPDASVAAVRTAAGNLAVEEASACLLVDAVTVNETALTVEGRWLGRPPSTAVVELRSDDVSVTGTVQESDGGLRVTFGLRLDRWGRGEALLPGRRYALVARGGSSDVAVPAWAGEELLGELPVDHCSTTVRCQVVATRGRAVELVLSAPLDDHTLSPVGQLQLQRRYARALPAIDHRAVYLQSYDGRVATDTQLALHEELRRRGTDVKLYWGVADHATLLPEGAIPLVIKSPEWYDKLASVGYLVNNVDFDRWFAKKPGQRFLQTFHGYPSKAMGLTLWRAKNFSPRRIEAERNRTCETWDLAVTPTPEMSAHYRREYRYEGPLFEQGYPRNDILRSAHREHIRARTRRSLGIAPHQTVVLYAPTWRDDIATGYEAAPLPTHFDLDLATAELGSDFVLLLRGHRFHSRRAAASAAEARLVDVTDYPEVNDLILAADAGVFDYSSIRFDFALCGKPMIFLVPDLDSYAGGGRGFLFDYSDSAPGPKVATSAEVVSSLQNLAGVQDEYRLAYQEFNARFNAWNDGAAAARLVEAFFGPQSRAATEPGGSRSA from the coding sequence ATGTGGAGCACGCGCGTCCGCCGGGCGCTTCGCCATCGACTGGCAGCGATCCGTCGCCGGGTCGCTTCGACGGCCACCACCAAGCCCCGGAAGGTCGCGAGCCGGAAACCGAAGCTGTCGGTGGTCGTCGACGCCTACGACGGGTTCGGCCCGTTCTTCAGCGATTGTCTCAGCCAGCTGCTCGGCCACGAACCTGCTGATCGCGAAATTCTGGTGGTGCTGCACGGAGCCAGCAGCAGCGTGCGCAGCCTGGCTCTGGCCCAGGCCCAGCTGGATAACCGGATCGTGGTGCTCGACGACACGTTCGAGGACGCCGCAACTGCGCGCAACGCCGGCGCCGCCCGGGCTCAGGGGACCTTCATCGCCTTCGTTCGCGGCTGTGACGTCATCCCGGCCAGGGGACACCTTCAGTTGGTGCGCAGCTTGATCAGGTCCGGCTCGGACCTCGCCGTGGGGCGCCTGGTTGTGCGGCGCGGGCCGGTCAGCCCCAGCAGCATCGACTTCGAGTCCGAGGCCGGGACCGGGTTCCGGCTCGCCGATCGGCCCAGTGTGGTCTCCGACACCTTCGTCGGCAACCGGGTGTTCCGCCGGAAGTTCTGGTCCAGTCAGCGGCTCAGCTTTGAGCCGAAGGCCGAGCCGGACGCGATGACACCGATGATCAAGGCCTACCTGAACGGCAGCTTCGACCTGGTCGCGGACCCGGTTTACACCCAGCAGGAACGGGCGGAAGGCAAGCCGTTCGGCTGGATCCGGCCCCAGTTCGCTCGGCTGGACGACTGGCTGCGCGACTACCACGCCGCCCAGCAGCTGCTGACCGGTCCGAACGGCACCGCGGCGGCCCGTGCCTGGCGGCTGGCTCTGCTGGACGGCGGACTGCTGCCATTCATCGACGATGCGGAGGTGGCGACCGCCGGCCAGTGGTCCTCGCTGCGGACGGTGGTGGGTGAGCTGAGCGGTCAGGTCGATGCCTCGGACTGGTCCCGGATCAGGGCGGAGAGCAAGATCAAGCTGTGGCTCGTGCGGCAGGATCGCCGCGCAGACCTGGTGGAGTTCCTGGTCAGCCGCTGGTACGTCAAGCCGCAGGTGGAGACCACGGTGTCGGACGGCTCTGTGCTCGCCCGGCTGCCGTTCTTCGAGCAGGGACGTGATGACCTGCCCTGGCAGGTGGGCACAGAGGCGTCTGACTCGCAGTCCTTGCCGATGGGCTGCTTCGAGATGGCGCCGTCCGAGACGCCACTGGTGGTCTCGCTGCGCCGGGCCAGTTGGCGGGGCCCGGTGCTGGAATGCGAGGTGTGGGCGTTCATCCGACGGGTCGAGGCCGCTGACCTGCCCACTACCCTGCGGGTACGCCTGCGCAGTCCAGCCCCCCACAGTCCAGCCGCGCAGAGTCCGGGGGCAGACGATCTCGTCGAGGTCGTGGCCGAGCCGCGATGTGACCCCGCTATCAATCTGTGGGCGGCGGACCGGTTCCAGGACCACCGACGCCATGTGTTCAGCTTTGAGATCGAGGCCGACCGGCTGACCGCCAGGGCCGGCACCTGGGTTGTCGATTTCGAGCTGACGGTCGCCGGGCTGGTCCGGACCGGTGGCCTGACTCGGGTCGACCCGCAGGGCTCCGCAGCGCAACTGAGTGCCTGCGTTCACCGCGGAACCCGGCTGTGGCCCAAAGCGGAGCGTCGATCGGGCTTTCGGATCGAGGTCGGCAGCACGCCGGCGCAGCTCGTCCAGGTGAGGGTCGACGGGCGCACCGTTGTGGGGGCCGTCACTGCAGGTCCTGCGACCCGGTTGCGTCGGCTGGTGGCGCGCAACAAGCCGCTCGAGGTGGACGTGCTGCTGTCATCGACCGGGACGGATCGCGGGTTCTCGTTAACGCTGCCCGAGCCACCAGCCGATTCCGGCGGCAGCTGGACGGTGCGCGCCGTCACCGACGAGGGCGCGGAGGTGCCGGTCGGCTGGCCGGAAGAGGTGGTCACCGGGCAGCGCAAGTCCGGTCCGGACGCGTCGGTGGCAGCGGTCCGGACCGCTGCCGGCAACCTGGCTGTGGAGGAGGCCTCGGCATGCTTGCTGGTGGATGCAGTCACGGTGAACGAGACCGCTCTGACCGTGGAAGGACGCTGGCTGGGCAGGCCGCCGTCCACTGCTGTGGTGGAACTGCGCTCCGATGACGTCAGCGTGACCGGCACTGTGCAGGAAAGCGATGGCGGCCTGCGCGTCACCTTCGGGCTGCGACTCGATCGTTGGGGACGGGGGGAGGCGCTGCTGCCCGGTAGGCGCTATGCGCTGGTGGCACGCGGGGGGTCCTCGGACGTCGCGGTACCCGCCTGGGCCGGAGAAGAGCTGCTCGGCGAGCTTCCGGTCGACCACTGCTCGACGACCGTGCGCTGCCAGGTCGTGGCAACCCGGGGCCGCGCGGTCGAGCTGGTCCTGAGTGCCCCACTCGACGACCATACGCTCAGCCCCGTCGGTCAGCTCCAACTGCAGCGTAGGTATGCGCGAGCGCTGCCCGCTATCGACCACCGCGCCGTCTATCTCCAGTCCTACGACGGGCGGGTGGCAACCGACACCCAGCTCGCGCTGCACGAGGAACTGCGCCGCCGAGGCACCGACGTGAAGCTCTATTGGGGCGTCGCGGACCACGCGACGCTGCTTCCGGAGGGTGCCATCCCGCTCGTGATCAAGAGTCCGGAGTGGTACGACAAGCTCGCCTCGGTCGGCTATCTGGTCAATAACGTCGACTTCGATCGGTGGTTCGCCAAGAAGCCTGGCCAGCGGTTCCTGCAGACCTTCCACGGCTATCCCTCGAAGGCCATGGGGCTGACACTCTGGCGAGCGAAGAACTTCTCACCGCGCCGGATCGAGGCCGAACGTAACCGGACCTGCGAGACCTGGGACCTGGCCGTCACTCCGACTCCGGAGATGAGCGCACACTACCGTCGCGAATACCGCTACGAGGGCCCGCTGTTCGAGCAGGGTTATCCGCGCAACGACATCCTGCGGTCAGCGCACAGGGAGCACATCCGGGCTCGGACCAGGCGGTCGCTGGGAATCGCGCCGCACCAGACGGTGGTGCTGTACGCCCCCACATGGCGAGATGACATCGCCACCGGCTACGAGGCGGCGCCGCTGCCCACCCACTTCGACCTGGACCTCGCCACAGCGGAGCTGGGCAGCGACTTCGTCCTGCTGCTCCGGGGACACCGCTTCCACAGCAGGCGGGCAGCGGCGAGCGCTGCCGAGGCCAGGCTGGTCGACGTCACCGACTACCCCGAGGTGAACGACCTCATCCTGGCCGCCGATGCCGGGGTGTTCGACTACTCGTCGATCCGGTTCGACTTCGCGCTCTGCGGCAAGCCGATGATCTTCCTCGTCCCCGATCTCGACAGCTACGCCGGCGGCGGCCGGGGGTTCCTGTTCGACTACTCCGACTCGGCGCCGGGGCCCAAGGTCGCCACCTCCGCCGAGGTCGTCTCCTCGCTGCAGAACCTCGCAGGTGTCCAGGACGAGTATCGGCTGGCCTACCAGGAGTTCAACGCCCGGTTCAACGCCTGGAACGACGGCGCGGCGGCGGCCCGGCTGGTGGAGGCGTTCTTCGGCCCGCAGTCTCGTGCTGCAACGGAACCCGGAGGATCAAGGTCAGCCTGA